From Proteiniborus sp. MB09-C3, the proteins below share one genomic window:
- a CDS encoding glutamate-5-semialdehyde dehydrogenase has protein sequence MPEDITYTAKINSRKFALVEGELRSRILVKMAENIVAKKNQILLANKQDIDIAYRNKLDESRLSILTLNEKSIEAMGESLKRMSRLIDPVGERISYVMKKDGLIIEKKQVPLGVISVVYEARPDVVTDSVGICVRTGNSVILAGSRHSTNTDKCISEILRDTLNEFGICPDNIQYLFDCSHKSKIALSRQNRFVDLMVVRGGVEAVEVLREHALVPIIVAGEGNCHIYIAEDAFFDMACDIVINSKVPRPKACNAAETVLVHKDWSSQYFTDFITKLLKNNIEIFGCEKSVQLHPSIKLADEHHFEHEFFAPAIAVKIVENIDEAINHINKYRTPHTETIISNNLENVSYFMNYVEANVICHNASTRLTDGIEFGLGSEIGISTQKFHVGGPIGIYHLMQQKYFLSGNGNLRY, from the coding sequence ATGCCTGAAGATATAACTTATACAGCCAAAATAAATTCTCGTAAATTTGCATTAGTTGAAGGAGAGTTAAGGAGTAGAATTCTGGTTAAGATGGCAGAAAACATCGTGGCTAAAAAGAATCAAATCTTGTTGGCTAATAAACAAGACATTGATATAGCTTATAGGAACAAATTAGATGAATCTCGACTTTCCATACTTACACTGAATGAAAAAAGTATTGAAGCGATGGGAGAAAGCTTAAAGAGAATGTCAAGACTAATAGACCCTGTTGGAGAAAGAATTAGTTATGTTATGAAAAAAGATGGACTAATTATTGAAAAAAAGCAGGTGCCACTAGGAGTTATTTCTGTTGTTTATGAAGCTAGACCCGATGTTGTTACGGATTCTGTAGGTATTTGCGTGAGAACAGGAAACTCAGTAATTTTGGCAGGAAGTAGACATAGCACTAATACTGATAAATGTATTTCCGAAATACTTCGAGATACATTGAATGAGTTTGGAATATGCCCTGATAATATTCAGTATTTATTTGATTGTTCTCATAAAAGTAAAATTGCACTGTCAAGACAAAATAGGTTTGTGGACTTGATGGTTGTTCGAGGAGGAGTAGAGGCTGTAGAGGTGTTGAGGGAACATGCTCTTGTACCTATTATTGTTGCTGGTGAAGGGAATTGCCATATTTATATTGCCGAAGATGCTTTCTTTGACATGGCATGTGATATTGTAATCAATAGTAAGGTTCCAAGGCCAAAGGCATGTAATGCTGCTGAAACAGTTTTAGTACACAAAGACTGGAGCTCGCAATACTTTACTGATTTTATAACCAAGCTGCTTAAGAACAATATCGAGATATTCGGCTGTGAAAAATCAGTACAATTACATCCAAGTATTAAATTAGCCGATGAGCATCACTTTGAACATGAATTTTTCGCTCCTGCTATTGCAGTGAAAATAGTTGAAAACATTGATGAAGCAATTAATCATATAAATAAATATAGAACACCACATACAGAAACGATTATAAGTAATAATCTGGAAAACGTATCTTATTTTATGAATTATGTAGAGGCAAATGTTATATGTCATAACGCTTCAACAAGATTGACAGATGGCATTGAATTTGGTCTAGGCAGTGAAATTGGTATAAGTACTCAGAAATTCCATGTAGGTGGTCCCATTGGGATATACCATCTAATGCAACAAAAATATTTTCTATCTGGTAATGGTAATTTAAGATACTAA